In the Ranitomeya imitator isolate aRanImi1 chromosome 2, aRanImi1.pri, whole genome shotgun sequence genome, GAGACGGCACACCACCAGGGTTGCCAACTTTAACCTTTATTTTGTTccggacagcttatcaaaaaaatcacagtcaatatttgttatggacacattggaaaaccatcatAAGTCATTACGATTATATGTAATATATGTAAACAGTCAATAATTCTAATGAGAGGCATTCACTTTAACCTGTAAAataataattacagtcaaaataatctgtataagtttcttcagaTTCAAATAAATCACAGATGCCTAAAATGTTTTTTTTACggacagggcaaaaaagtgccTTATTTTTATGGACTGCTCAGGAATTTCGGGACAGTTGGCGACCATGCACACCACTGATCTGATGACAAGTCCTAACGATAGAGCTAGACTTGGAATGGTCAAGAAAGACACTTTACTTAGATACATTTTTAAGAATTAAAGCCCTTATGTCTCACTTCACAGATGTGTTTTCTAGAGGGCCGGATTGACTGTATGCAGTGAAAATGTTGTTCACCGTCATAATTATTTTATTATACCTGTAATATAGTTAAAAATTGTTGGACatgcattttttatatatttttctcatttcagGACACACCATGGGAATGTCATGCAGCCTTCTCTAAAAGACAACAGCGGCAGCCACGGCTCTCCGATAAGTGCTAAACTGGAAGGAATCTTTTTCAGCTGCAGCACCGAGTTCAACACCGGCAAACCCCCTCAAGATTCACCGTACGGAAGGTACAGGGTCGAGATCCCTGCTGAAAAACTCTTCAACCCAAACACTAATCTGTACTTTGGGGATTTTTACTGTATGTACACGGCTTATCACTACGTGATCGTGGTCATCGCTCCGGTGGGATCTCCAGGAGATGAGTTTTGCAAGCAGCGCCTTCCTCAACTGAGCCTGAGCGACAACAAATTTTTGACCTGTACCGAAGAGGAGGGAAGTCTTGTATTTCGCCATGCCCAAGATGTAATCTTGGAAGTCATTTACACTGACCCTGTGGATCTCTCTTGTGGCACAGTGGCAGAAATCATTGGTCATCAGCTAATGAGCTTGTCTACCGCCAACGCAAAAAAAGATCCCAGCTGCAAGACCTGCAACATTAGTGTTGGACGTTAAAAAGGCCCTTTCGGTCTACCGTATGGCAGTTAACCCTCCCTCTTCATTCTTACCAGACATTTTGTCCGGAAGCATGCAAAAATGCAGCTGTCACCAAAAGCATACACCGAAATTAGAACTCCTTAACCCCTTCGCTGCCTGACGAAGCCTGCAAGGCATTGCTTGGCATTGCACTGTAGTTCCTCCCGCAGCAAAGGACTTAAATagcttttttaaaacttt is a window encoding:
- the PHYHIPL gene encoding phytanoyl-CoA hydroxylase-interacting protein-like isoform X2, with amino-acid sequence MEELPVPHNIKISNITCDSFKISWDMDSKSKDRITHYFIDLNKKENKNSNKFKHKDVPTKLVAKAVPLPMTVRGHWFLSPRTEYTVAVQTASKQVDGDYVVSEWSEIIEFCTGDYSKVHLNQLMEKAEAIAGRMLKFSVFYRNQHKEYFDYTQTHHGNVMQPSLKDNSGSHGSPISAKLEGIFFSCSTEFNTGKPPQDSPYGRYRVEIPAEKLFNPNTNLYFGDFYCMYTAYHYVIVVIAPVGSPGDEFCKQRLPQLSLSDNKFLTCTEEEGSLVFRHAQDVILEVIYTDPVDLSCGTVAEIIGHQLMSLSTANAKKDPSCKTCNISVGR